The region CGGCGGACGCGCGAAACGACGGTGACGGGCGTGGAAATGTTCAAGAAGCTGCTGGACGAAGGTCAGGTGGGCTAGAACGTGGGCTTGCTGCTGCGCGGACTGGAACGCAAGGAAATCGAGCGCGGTCAGGTGATCGCCAAGCCGGGTTCGATCAAACCGCACACGAAGTTCAAGGCGGAAGCTTATATCCTGACGAAGGAAGAAGGCGGCCGTCATACGCCGTTCTTCAGCGGCTATCGTCCGCAGTTTTACTTCCGGACGACAGACGTGACCGGAGTGGCGAAGCTGCCGGAAGGAACGGAAATGATCATGCCGGGAGACAATATCGCGATGGAAATTGAATTGATTTCGCCGATTGCGATGGAAAAAGGCTTGCGCTTTGCGATCCGCGAAGGCGGCCGCACCGTGGGCGCAGGCACCGTCTCCGACATCATCGAGTAAAGCTCTGAACTTTGATTATTCAGCAGATCGCAAAAGCTATGCGCCTTTGCGCGATTCAAGAGAATTGATATGCGTGACAAAATCGTTTTTCAATGTACCGAATGTAAAGATCGCAACTATTTCAAGACAAAGAATAAGAAGACCACTACACAACGTCTTGAATTCAAGAAGTTTTGCCGCAAATGCCGAAAGCATTCGCTGCATCGCGAAACAAAGTAGAATCCCATTGGTATTTTATTCAGGGGTATAGTGTTAACGGTTAGCACGTGGGTCTCCAAAACCTAAAGTTCGGGTTCGAATCCTG is a window of Acidobacteriota bacterium DNA encoding:
- the rpmG gene encoding 50S ribosomal protein L33 codes for the protein MRDKIVFQCTECKDRNYFKTKNKKTTTQRLEFKKFCRKCRKHSLHRETK